The DNA segment TTTCGCGGAAGATTTCGTAGGAAACCGTTTCAACCGTCTTCATGCTGCCCGTGCTCTGACAGGCAGGGCATTCGCCGCACAGCACATGCTCCAAGCTTTCGCGGGTGCGCTTACGGGTCATTTCGACTAAGCCTAGCCCCGAGAAGCCACTGACATTCGTCTTGACTCTGTCCTTGGCGAGCGCGCTGTTTAAGCTATTGAGTACCCGTGTTTTATGCTCGTCGCTCAGCATATCGATAAAGTCGATAATGATGATGCCGCCGAGATTACGTAGCCGCAATTGCCGCGCAATCGCTTGGGTAGCTTCGAGGTTAGTGTTGAAGATGGTTTCTTCAAGATTACGGTGGCCCACAAAAGCACCGGTGTTGATATCGACCGTGGTCATGGCCTCGGTCTGATCAATAATCAGATAGCCACCCGATTTGAGCTCGACCTTGCGACCCAGGGCGCGCTGGATTTCATTCTCCACATCGTAGAGATCGAAAATCGGTGCAGGCCCTGAATAGTGCTCAATCTTGTCGGCGATTTCCGGCATAAACTCTTGGGCGAAGGCTTGCAACTCGGCAAAGGTGCGGCGCGAATCGACTTGAATTCTATCTAATTCGGTTCCGACAAAGTCGCGCACAATGCGCACTGGCAGGGCGAGATCTTGATACAAGAGTGCCACACCACGGCGCTGACGCCGCTCGGAGACCTTAGACCATACACGGCGCAGAAAGGCCGCATCCTGGGCAAGCTCATCTTCACCCACGCCTTCGGCGGCGGTGCGGATAATAAAGCCGCCGTCTTCATCGACGAAAGGCAGAGTGATTTTCTTAAGGCGACTGCGCTCTTCTTCCTGCTCAATCCGCTGAGATACCCCAACATGGCTTGAGCCTGGCATAAACACCAGATAACGGGAAGGCAGAGTGATATCAGTTGTCAGGCGCGCACCTTTAGTGCCGAGCGGATCTTTTACCACCTGCACCATAATATCTTGCCCTTGGCGAACCAACTCGGCGATATCGCGGACCACAAAATGGCCTTTTTCCACATCGGCTACGCATTCGGTGTGCGGCACTATGTCGGAGGCATGTAAAAACGCGGCTTTATCTAAGCCAATATCCACAAAGGCGGCTTGCATGCCGGGCAACACACGGCTGATTTTGCCCTTGTAAATATTGCCCACCAGACCGCGCTTCATGCGCCTCTCGATATGGACTTCTTGCAGCACGCCATGCTCAACCAGAGCCACACGTGCCTCAGATGGGGTTACGTTAATCAGTAATTCTGAACCCATCTTGCGCTGAACTTTATTCGGATTTAAGCGACCGGTATTCACGACTCACCCCATTAGGGAAATTAAATTAATCTCAGTATGTTTGAAGCCTGAAAACCAATATCACAGATGTTTGTCTTGCGGATACTCAACTAAGGCCTAGTATTGCTTCCGTTAGCGAGCCGCTCAATCCTCCGATTAGCGTATTCCCGCCTCGGATAACAGCTCACGTGTCTCCACTAAGGGCAAGCCCACGACGCAGGAGTAACTCCCTTCAATAGATTCGACAAAACAACCGCCTAAACCTTGGATCCCATAACTGCCAGCCTTATCCATTGGCTCCTGTGAGGCAACGTAGGCATCAATGTCAGCGTCCGACAGCACGCAAAAACGCACTAAGGTTTCGACTAAACGCACTGAGGTATGCTCTGTCTTGGCTAAGGCGACTGCCGTCATCACAGTGTGCGCCTTGCCAGAAAGTGCGCGCAATACCCGCTTGGCATCGGCCTCATCAACAGGCTTACCTAATATTTCGTTTTCAAGCACCACGATAGTATCAGAACCTAATACAGCAGGCTGTGACATGCCTGAGCATAATGCAAGCCCTGCCTGTGCTTTTTCGGCCGCGAGGCGCTGTACATAGTCGCGTGGTAACTCAGCTGCCCTCGGGGTTTCGTCGATATCCGGCGCCACTTGAGTAAAACGAAACTCAGCGCGGCCCAAACCAATATGAGTCAATAACTCTTTACGGCGCGGCGAGGTTGAGGCTAAGACTAAATTCACGACTAACGCACCTTATAATGACGTCGAATTCGACGCAAAATCCAAAAAATCCACGGCCAAAACACTAGGCCCGATAACGCGGGTAAAAACAGATCCGTATGGAACTTAGCGCCATCCATCACAAACTCGACCCAATAGATAATCAGGTGATAGATAACGATCAGCACCATCACCACCAGCGCCTGTTGCCACTTAGGGAAGTTACGCAAACGTTGGCAGTGCAAAATCGCCATATAAATCACTAATGACATGGCGAGCGAGCGCACACCTAAGGTGGCGCCAAGCAGAATATCGAGGGCCAATCCCATCAGCCAAGCCGTGAGAATGTTATATCTGTGGGGCAACGCAATCGACCAGTAGATCAGGATCATCAATAACCAGTCAGGGCGCCAAGCTTCGACAATCGAAGGCAGCGGCATAATCTGACTTAACAGCCCGACAAATAGGGTCAGCCATACTACGAGTCTGCCATTTGCAGCTTGTAAACTCATTAGTGCACCTCGGCTGGCGGTTGAGTGGTAGCAGCGTTCGATGCACCATTGGCATTGCTTGGCGCCGCAGCGGCGTTCGGCGCGGTCGTATTAGGTACAGTGCTATTAGGTGCTGCGGTACTAGGCACGGTTGCATTAGAAGTCGTGCCTTGAGGATTCGCATTGCCATTACCCGCATCGGGTTTAGCCTCTTCCGCAGGATGATCCGCAGCTGGCACAGGAATTTGATTTGGCAAAGTCACGCCAGAATCTGGGGATGGCCAAATCAACAGCAGATAACGAATCCTATCGAGCGCCGCTAACGGTTGAGCCGTGACACGCGCATAACTCTGACCGTCTTCGGTTAAGACTTCCATGACCCGCGCCACCGGATAACCTTCGGGGAAGCGATTACCAAGGCCTGAGGTTACCAATAAATCGCCCACCCGAATATCGGTACTCTTGGCCACATGGCGTAGTTCAATCTCATCGAGTTCACCAGTACCGTTAGCCACTAAACGCACATCGTTACGGGTAATTCGCACGGGTAAACCGTGGGACACATCGGAGAGCAAGAGCACGCGGCTCGTCATCTCACTGACCTGTACAACCTGGCCGACGACGCCCTGGGCATCAACAACGGGTTGACCGACAAATACCCCACTGCGCGAACCGTGGTTCAGCACCACATAATGATGGGAAGGGTCGCTGGCCACCTCCATCACTTCGGCCACCATCTTGCGGGAATCCTGATAGGCTGGCGACCCTAACAGAGCGCGTAAACGCTCGTTTTCCTGACGCAGATGTTCGAAGCGCTGCAGACGCTCACTCATTAATAATTGTTGCCTTAACAACTCTTTATTTTGCAATGCCAACATATTGCGGGTAGCAAAACTCTCCGATGACCAATCGAGGATCGCACTGGGCACACTCGCAAGGTATTGGATGGGGCTTAAGGCTGATGAAAGGGATTCACGGGCAGGATCGAGGCGGTGATTTGCGGCGAGCAAAATCACCGACAGGATAATTGCCAGTGTTAAACGGAACTGGTTCGAAATACCACGAACAAAAATAGGCTTCATAGGAAAGCTAAGGCGGTGATTAACCGCCCCATACCGAAGTTAGATTAGGTTTCTTCGGAGAACAGATCGCCGCCGTGCATATCAATCATTTCAAGGGCTTTACCACCACCACGCGCTACGCAGGTCAGAGGATCGTCCGCCACCATGACTGGAATTCCAGTTTCTTGCATCAATAAACGGTCTAAATCACGCAGTAAGGCACCACCACCGGTTAATACCATGCCGCGCTCAGAGATATCAGACGCTAATTCTGGTGGCGATTGCTCTAATGCCACCATGACGGCACTCACAATGCCTGATAATGGCTCTTGCAGTGCTTCTAAAATTTCGTTGCTGTTCAGCGTGAAGCTACGAGGCACACCTTCGGCCAAGTTACGACCACGGACTTCAATCTCTAATACTTCATCA comes from the Shewanella mangrovisoli genome and includes:
- the mreC gene encoding rod shape-determining protein MreC, with product MKPIFVRGISNQFRLTLAIILSVILLAANHRLDPARESLSSALSPIQYLASVPSAILDWSSESFATRNMLALQNKELLRQQLLMSERLQRFEHLRQENERLRALLGSPAYQDSRKMVAEVMEVASDPSHHYVVLNHGSRSGVFVGQPVVDAQGVVGQVVQVSEMTSRVLLLSDVSHGLPVRITRNDVRLVANGTGELDEIELRHVAKSTDIRVGDLLVTSGLGNRFPEGYPVARVMEVLTEDGQSYARVTAQPLAALDRIRYLLLIWPSPDSGVTLPNQIPVPAADHPAEEAKPDAGNGNANPQGTTSNATVPSTAAPNSTVPNTTAPNAAAAPSNANGASNAATTQPPAEVH
- the rng gene encoding ribonuclease G, which codes for MGSELLINVTPSEARVALVEHGVLQEVHIERRMKRGLVGNIYKGKISRVLPGMQAAFVDIGLDKAAFLHASDIVPHTECVADVEKGHFVVRDIAELVRQGQDIMVQVVKDPLGTKGARLTTDITLPSRYLVFMPGSSHVGVSQRIEQEEERSRLKKITLPFVDEDGGFIIRTAAEGVGEDELAQDAAFLRRVWSKVSERRQRRGVALLYQDLALPVRIVRDFVGTELDRIQVDSRRTFAELQAFAQEFMPEIADKIEHYSGPAPIFDLYDVENEIQRALGRKVELKSGGYLIIDQTEAMTTVDINTGAFVGHRNLEETIFNTNLEATQAIARQLRLRNLGGIIIIDFIDMLSDEHKTRVLNSLNSALAKDRVKTNVSGFSGLGLVEMTRKRTRESLEHVLCGECPACQSTGSMKTVETVSYEIFREIIRLNRAYDADEFLLYCSPAVYNSLSGDESHLVAELEVYIGKRIRLQNEPMYSQHKYDVVMM
- the mreD gene encoding rod shape-determining protein MreD — encoded protein: MSLQAANGRLVVWLTLFVGLLSQIMPLPSIVEAWRPDWLLMILIYWSIALPHRYNILTAWLMGLALDILLGATLGVRSLAMSLVIYMAILHCQRLRNFPKWQQALVVMVLIVIYHLIIYWVEFVMDGAKFHTDLFLPALSGLVFWPWIFWILRRIRRHYKVR
- a CDS encoding Maf family protein gives rise to the protein MNLVLASTSPRRKELLTHIGLGRAEFRFTQVAPDIDETPRAAELPRDYVQRLAAEKAQAGLALCSGMSQPAVLGSDTIVVLENEILGKPVDEADAKRVLRALSGKAHTVMTAVALAKTEHTSVRLVETLVRFCVLSDADIDAYVASQEPMDKAGSYGIQGLGGCFVESIEGSYSCVVGLPLVETRELLSEAGIR